The Chrysemys picta bellii isolate R12L10 chromosome 24, ASM1138683v2, whole genome shotgun sequence genomic interval gggatggaaaaggacacactgcattttaaaactttaagtcttattgaaggccagccttctgatgcttgggcgatcatctggggtggagtgactgggtggacggaggcccccccaccgtgttcttgggcatctgggtgaggaggctatggaacttggagaggagggctgttggttaaacaggggctgtagcggcggtctctgctcctgctgcctttcctgcagctcaaccatacgctcaagcatatcagtttgatgctccagcagacggagcattgactcttgccgtctgtctgcaagctgacgccacctatcgtcttcagcccgccacctctcctctcgttcatattgtgcttttctcatctccgacattgactgcctccacgcattctgctgtgctctatcagcgtgggaggacatctgcagctccgtgaacatatcgtccctcgtcctacgttttctctttctaatgttcactagcctctgcgaaggagaaacatttgcagctggtggaggagaagggagaggtggttaaaaaagacacattttagagaacaatgggtacactctttcattacaaggtcgcatatttcggcttgcaggcagccatggtaggccacagtgttttggcttttttaaccttcttaacatgtgggaaaggtttcaaacagcagcgcatttcccatatcaaggatgaattgggttgtccatttaaaatgggttttcagtgtaaaaggaggggctgcggtttcccggttaacatgcggcacaaacccaagtaaacccccccccccccacacacacacacacgattctctgggatgatcacttcacccctccccccaccgcgtggttaacagcggggaacatttctgttcagaagagcaggaacgggcgcctctgaatgtccccttaataaaatcaccccatttctccatgaaggagagctttctggagatgtccctggaggatttccgctccatccccatacacgttaacagacttttccagtagatgtactggccacgattgccagggaaaattaatcattaaacacgcttgcttttaaaccatgtgtaatgtttacaaatatttacaaaggtacactcaccagaggtctcctgtgtgccctgagggtcttgggtgagttcgggggttactggttccaggtccagggtcacaaacataacctggctgttggggaaaccggtttctccgctttcttgctgctgtgagctacctacagtacctccatcctcatcttcctcgttccccgaaccgtcatccctgtgtgtttctccat includes:
- the LOC135977333 gene encoding myb/SANT-like DNA-binding domain-containing protein 2, with protein sequence MESQDRKRAPAWTEREIRDLLAIWGDKSVLAELHSSKRNGKVLEKVSKAMKDRGHNRDTQQCRVKIKELRQAYHKAREANGRSGREPQTCHFYAELHAILGGAATTTPTVCFDSINGETHRDDGSGNEEDEDGGTVGSSQQQESGETGFPNSQVMFVTLDLEPVTPELTQDPQGTQETSAANVSPSQRLVNIRKRKRRTRDDMFTELQMSSHADRAQQNAWRQSMSEMRKAQYEREERWRAEDDRWRQLADRRQESMLRLLEHQTDMLERMVELQERQQEQRPPLQPLFNQQPSSPSSIASSPRCPRTRWGGLRPPSHSTPDDRPSIRRLAFNKT